One Candidatus Baltobacteraceae bacterium DNA segment encodes these proteins:
- the rpsF gene encoding 30S ribosomal protein S6 encodes MNDYEVTYILRPNLEEADVDARATAIGEIIKNQGGTVVNIEKLGRKRLAYEIAELREGNYVVMQFRSSGDASKELERQLKLHEEVIRALVIHLDKKALAAMAHAAANPPPPPLPTGPVPLTPPMQPQVASDRV; translated from the coding sequence TTGAACGACTACGAAGTGACCTATATTCTCCGGCCCAACCTCGAAGAGGCCGACGTCGACGCGCGGGCGACCGCGATCGGCGAGATCATCAAAAATCAGGGCGGCACGGTGGTGAACATCGAGAAGCTGGGGCGTAAGCGCTTGGCGTACGAGATTGCCGAGCTGCGCGAAGGAAACTACGTGGTGATGCAGTTCCGCAGCAGCGGTGATGCGTCAAAGGAGCTGGAGCGCCAGCTCAAGCTTCACGAGGAGGTCATCCGCGCGCTGGTGATCCACCTGGATAAGAAGGCGCTCGCGGCCATGGCTCACGCGGCAGCCAACCCGCCGCCTCCGCCGCTCCCGACCGGTCCCGTCCCGCTGACGCCACCGATGCAGCCCCAGGTCGCCTCCGACCGGGTCTAA